A window of the Brassica oleracea var. oleracea cultivar TO1000 chromosome C1, BOL, whole genome shotgun sequence genome harbors these coding sequences:
- the LOC106293355 gene encoding probable cysteine proteinase At3g19400 produces the protein MSTTIRFTLVILSVLLVSSSLGGVTAKVLEQNLMERNIFERWLVENHKNYNGLGEKDQRFQIFMDNVRFVQEHNSVPNQSYELGLTRFADLTNEEFRAMYLRKKMERTRVSVKAERYLHKVGDKLPDEVDWRAKGAVVPVKDQGSCGSCWAFSAIGAVEGINQIKTGELVSLSEQELVDCDTSYNEGCNGGLMDYAFQFIIDNGGIDTEEDYPYVATDVNMCNSDKKNTRVVTIDGFEDVPENDEKSLKKALAHQPISVAIEAGGREFQLYKSGVFTGTCGTALDHGVVAVGYGTSQEGQDYWIIRNSWGSNWGESGYVKLQRNIKDSSGKCGVAMMASYPTKSSSINPPKPPPPSPVVCDKSYTCPAKSTCCCLYEYKGKCYSWGCCPFESATCCEDGSSCCPQAYPVCDLEAGTCRMKANSPLSVKAFTRGPATATSKATNVLVSSS, from the exons ATGTCTACTACAATTAGATTTACTCTCGTGATCCTCTCGGTGTTACTAGTCTCCTCGTCTCTCGGCGGCGTCACGGCTAAGGTGCTCGAGCAGAACTTGATGGAACGAAATATATTCGAGCGGTGGCTTGTGGAGAATCACAAGAACTACAATGGACTAGGAGAGAAGGATCAGCGGTTTCAGATCTTCATGGACAACGTGAGGTTCGTGCAAGAGCACAACTCTGTCCCGAACCAGAGTTACGAACTCGGGTTGACCCGGTTCGCGGATCTAACCAACGAAGAGTTTCGAGCGATGTACTTGAGGAAGAAGATGGAGAGGACTAGGGTTTCGGTGAAGGCAGAGAGGTATCTACACAAGGTTGGAGATAAGTTGCCTGATGAAGTTGACTGGAGAGCCAAAGGTGCCGTTGTTCCAGTCAAAGATCAAGGATCCTGTG GAAGTTGCTGGGCGTTTTCGGCGATTGGAGCTGTTGAAGGGATAAACCAGATCAAGACAGGGGAGTTAGTATCTCTGTCGGAGCAAGAACTTGTTGATTGTGACACAAGCTACAATGAGGGATGTAATGGTGGTCTCATGGACTATGCTTTTCAGTTCATTATTGACAACGGTGGTATTGACACAGAGGAAGATTATCCTTATGTAGCCACTGATGTTAATATGTGCAATTCCGACAAG AAAAACACTCGTGTTGTTACAATCGATGGTTTTGAGGATGTTCCTGAAAACGATGAGAAGTCTTTGAAGAAGGCTCTTGCTCATCAACCAATCAGTGTTGCAATTGAAGCTGGTGGCCGAGAGTTTCAGCTTTACAAATCA GGTGTGTTTACAGGAACATGTGGAACAGCTTTGGACCATGGAGTTGTAGCCGTGGGATACGGAACCTCCCAAGAAGGTCAAGACTACTGGATTATCCGTAACTCATGGGGATCAAACTGGGGAGAAAGCGGATACGTTAAGCTCCAACGTAACATTAAAGATTCGTCAGGGAAATGTGGTGTGGCGATGATGGCTTCTTACCCTACCAAATCATCTAGCATAAACCCACCAAAACCGCCACCACCTTCACCTGTTGTTTGTGACAAGTCTTACACTTGTCCAGCCAAGTCCACTTGTTGTTGTCTATATGAGTACAAAGGTAAATGCTATAGCTGGGGATGTTGTCCGTTTGAGTCCGCCACTTGCTGTGAGGATGGTTCTAGCTGCTGCCCTCAGGCGTATCCTGTCTGCGATTTGGAGGCTGGTACTTGTAGAATG AAGGCAAACAGTCCGTTAAGTGTAAAAGCTTTTACCCGAGGCCCAGCGACTGCGACCAGTAAGGCTACTAACGTGCTTGTGAGCAGCTCTTGA